One stretch of Harmonia axyridis chromosome 1, icHarAxyr1.1, whole genome shotgun sequence DNA includes these proteins:
- the LOC123671721 gene encoding probable phospholipid-transporting ATPase IIB isoform X2, giving the protein MEYPLQEFNDKDQETDFLLGSSKNHEGEMESLLRNNRSRTGKSWGSRCCGCFCSVFKRCCGPRELRTRTILLGKPTQGQFPANAIRNQKYNFITFLPLVLYQQFKFFLNLYFLLMALSQFVPDIRIGYLYTYWGPLCFVLLVTICREAIDDLRRHRRDQEVNNQKCKRLLNDRNKLFEIVPASKLKVGDIIMVDKDERVPADLILLRTTEKNGAVFIRTDQLDGETDWKLRLAVPQTQKLGADHQLFEMDASIYAEKPQRDIHSFIGTFTRLDSQNSDESLDLENTLWTNCVIASGQALGVVIYTGPETRSVMNNSQPRSKVGQLDLEINTITKLLFVAVIGLALIMMALKGFSGPWYRYMFRFVLLFSYIIPISLRVNLDMGKSYYSYAIGKDPAMKGTAVRCTTIPEELGRISYLLSDKTGTLTQNSMVLKRIHLGTVSYAADTFDDISMILKSAYSSTESNTNTMGSKFRRMENTRVIDAVQALALCHNVTPVYEQNVSGDEDASDLSSVITEVEADQHMHTSDNDNVIYQASSPDEIALVNWTKSVGLKLNNRDLTSIQLQAPDGRFLNYSILQVFPFTSETKRMGIIVKDLQSGMIYFYLKGADIVMTTIVQYTDWLEEEVGNMARDGLRTLVVAKKTLSEEQYRDFEQRYNAARLSVSDRMSRVSQVIESLEREMELLCVTGVEDKLQENVRPTLELLRNAGIKIWMLTGDKLETACCIAKSSRLVSKSQGLHILKRVVTRTDAHLELNAFRRKQGCALVISGESLDVCLSYYQQEFMELATAAPAVVCCRCSPTQKAEVVQLIQKHTGKRTAAVGDGGNDVSMIQQADAGIGIEGREGKQASLAGDFSIPQFSLLSRLLLVHGRRSYKRSASLAQFVIHRGLIISTMQAVFSTVFYLSSVSLYQGFLMVGYATVYTMFPVFSLVLDQDVSADIALTYPELYKELAKGRSLSFKTFFMWVLISIYQGGVIMYGALLLFEDEFIHIVAISFTSLILTELIMVALNIRTWHILMILAEIFSFALYVLSLVVLHDYFDAEFIKTTDFFWKVICITLISCLPLYILKFLRKKFSPPSYTKLS; this is encoded by the exons ATGGAATATCCATTACAGGAATTTAACGATAAAGACCAAGAAACAGATTTTTTATTGGGGAGTTCAAAAAACCATGAAGGTGAAATGGAGTCGCTGTTAAGAAATAATCGATCTAGAACAGGGAAATCATGGGGTAGCCGATGTTGTGG CTGTTTTTGTTCCGTTTTTAAAAGATGCTGCGGTCCAAGAGAATTGAGAACTCGCACCATTTTGCTGGGCAAGCCTACACAAGGACAGTTTCCAGCTAATGCaataagaaatcaaaaatacaATTTCATTACTTTCTTGCCGCTTGTGTTATATCagcaatttaaattttttttgaatctaTACTTTTTACTGATGGCACTTAGTCAATTTGTTCCTGATATTAGAATTGGATACTTATATACTTATTGGGGACCATTG TGCTTCGTTTTACTAGTCACTATTTGCCGTGAAGCAATTGATGATTTGAGGCGACATAGAAGAGATCAAGAAGTGAATAACCAGAAATGTAAAAGGCTGTTAAATGATAGAAATAAACTTTTTGAAATTGTACCAGCATCTAAGTTGAAG GTTGGAGATATCATTATGGTTGATAAAGATGAAAGAGTGCCAGCTGATTTGATTCTACTTCGAACCACAGAGAAAAATGGAGCAGTTTTTATTCGTACAGATCAATTAGATGGAGAAACTGATTGGAAATTAAGACTAGCAGTACCTCAGACTCAAAAGCTTGGTGCTGATCATCAATTATTTGAAATGGATGCTAGTATTTATGCAGAAAAACCGCAGAGAGATATTCACTCTTTCATAGGAACTTTTACACGA TTGGATTCTCAAAATTCTGATGAGAGTTTGGatcttgaaaatactttatGGACTAATTGCGTGATAGCATCTGGACAAGCACTTGGAGTTGTTATTTATACAG GACCCGAAACAAGATCTGTAATGAACAATTCTCAACCCCGTTCTAAGGTAGGCCAATTAGACCTTGAAATCAACACCATCACTAAACTTCTCTTTGTGGCGGTAATTGGTCTGGCTTTGATAATGATGGCTCTGAAAGGATTCAGTGGACCTTGGTATAGATATATGTTTCGATTTGTTCTACTTTTCTCTTATATTATACCAATAAG TTTGAGAGTAAATCTTGATATGGGCAAGTCGTACTACTCCTATGCTATTGGAAAGGATCCTGCTATGAAAGGAACTGCTGTTAGATGTACTACAATTCCAGAAGAGTTGGGAAGAATATCTTATTTACTCTCTGATAAAACTGGAACATTGACCCAGAATTCAATGGTACTGAAAAGAATTCATCTTGGTACTGTGAGCTATGCAGCCGATACATTTGATGAT ATAAGCATGATATTGAAAAGTGCCTATTCATCGACAGAAAGTAACACTAATACCATGGGAAGCAAATTCCGAAGAATGGAGAATACCAGGGTAATAGATGCAGTCCAAGCACTTGCATTATGCCATAATGTAACCCCAGTATATGAACAAAATGTTAGTGGCGATGAAGATGCTAGCGATTTAA GTTCTGTGATAACTGAAGTTGAAGCAGATCAGCACATGCATACTTCCGATAATGATAATGTGATTTATCAGGCTTCCAGTCCAGACGAAATAGCATTGGTAAATTGGACCAAATCTGTGGGGCTGAAATTGAATAATAGAGATTTAACATCAATACAGCTTCAAGCACCTGATGGGAGATTTTTAAATTACTCTATTCTCCAAGTGTTTCCTTTCACTAGTGAAACTAAAAGAATGGGTATAATAGTCAAG GATCTGCAATCTGGAATGATTTACTTTTACCTGAAAGGAGCAGATATTGTCATGACCACAATTGTACAATACACAGATTGGCTAGAAGAAGAAGTAGGAAATATGGCACGGGATGGCTTGAGAACTTTGGTGGTAGCAAAGAAAACCTTATCTGAAGAACAATATAGGGACTTTGAA cAACGTTACAATGCCGCTCGTCTTTCTGTTTCTGATAGAATGAGTAGAGTATCACAGGTCATCGAATCTTTGGAAAGAGAGATGGAACTTCTTTGTGTAACTGGAGTTGAGGATAAACTACAGGAAAATGTGAGACCTACTTTAGAGCTTCTGAGGAATGCTGGAATTAAGATTTGGATGCTTACCGGTGATAAATTAGAAACTGCATGTTGTATTGCTAAGAGCTCCAGGCTGGTATCAAAATCACAAG GATTGCATATTCTGAAGAGAGTGGTCACTAGAACTGATGCTCACCTGGAATTGAATGCATTCAGGAGAAAACAGGGATGTGCCCTGGTCATTAGTGGAGAAAGTTTGGATGTTTGTTTATCTTATTACCAGCAAGAATTCATGGAGTTAGCAACTGCTGCACCAGCTGTTGTGTGCTGTCGATGTTCACCTACTCAAAAGGCTGAAGTT gtgCAACTGATACAGAAACATACAGGTAAACGAACAGCAGCTGTAGGAGATGGTGGCAATGATGTAAGTATGATCCAACAGGCGGATGCTGGTATCGGCATTGAAGGAAGAGAAGGAAAACAAGCTAGTCTTGCTGGCGATTTCAGCATACCACAATTTTCACTGCTATCCCGACTTCTACTAGTTCATGGCAGGAGATCCTACAAACGATCAGCTTCCCTAGCTCAATTTGTCATACATAGAGGATTGATAATATCTACCATGCAAGCGGTTTTCAGTACAGTTTTCTACTTGAGTTCTGTATCATTGTATCAAGGATTTCTTATGGTTGGATATGCAACAGTATATACGATGTTTCCG gtgttCAGCTTGGTACTTGATCAAGACGTCAGTGCTGATATTGCTCTAACTTATCCAGAATTATACAAAGAATTGGCAAAAGGAAGGAGTCTTTCCTTTAAAACTTTCTTTATGTGGGTGTTAATATCAATTTATCAAG GTGGTGTTATAATGTATGGAGCTTTGTTGCTTTTTGAAGATGAATTCATTCATATAGTTGCCATCAGTTTCACATCTTTAATTTTAACAGAACTCATCATGGTGGCTCTAAATATAAGAACATGGCACATTCTCATGATACTggctgaaattttttcatttgcctTGTATGTGTTATCCTTGGTAGTGCTACATGACTATTTTG ATGCTGAATTCATTAAAACAACAGACTTTTTCTGGAAAGTGATTTGCATAACACTGATATCTTGTTTACCTCTGTATATACTTAAATTTCTCAGGAAGAAGTTTTCACCACCTAGCTATACAAAACTTTCATAA
- the LOC123671721 gene encoding probable phospholipid-transporting ATPase IIB isoform X1: MEYPLQEFNDKDQETDFLLGSSKNHEGEMESLLRNNRSRTGKSWGSRCCGCFCSVFKRCCGPRELRTRTILLGKPTQGQFPANAIRNQKYNFITFLPLVLYQQFKFFLNLYFLLMALSQFVPDIRIGYLYTYWGPLCFVLLVTICREAIDDLRRHRRDQEVNNQKCKRLLNDRNKLFEIVPASKLKVGDIIMVDKDERVPADLILLRTTEKNGAVFIRTDQLDGETDWKLRLAVPQTQKLGADHQLFEMDASIYAEKPQRDIHSFIGTFTRVIRGFIVWLFLLIIICFQLDSQNSDESLDLENTLWTNCVIASGQALGVVIYTGPETRSVMNNSQPRSKVGQLDLEINTITKLLFVAVIGLALIMMALKGFSGPWYRYMFRFVLLFSYIIPISLRVNLDMGKSYYSYAIGKDPAMKGTAVRCTTIPEELGRISYLLSDKTGTLTQNSMVLKRIHLGTVSYAADTFDDISMILKSAYSSTESNTNTMGSKFRRMENTRVIDAVQALALCHNVTPVYEQNVSGDEDASDLSSVITEVEADQHMHTSDNDNVIYQASSPDEIALVNWTKSVGLKLNNRDLTSIQLQAPDGRFLNYSILQVFPFTSETKRMGIIVKDLQSGMIYFYLKGADIVMTTIVQYTDWLEEEVGNMARDGLRTLVVAKKTLSEEQYRDFEQRYNAARLSVSDRMSRVSQVIESLEREMELLCVTGVEDKLQENVRPTLELLRNAGIKIWMLTGDKLETACCIAKSSRLVSKSQGLHILKRVVTRTDAHLELNAFRRKQGCALVISGESLDVCLSYYQQEFMELATAAPAVVCCRCSPTQKAEVVQLIQKHTGKRTAAVGDGGNDVSMIQQADAGIGIEGREGKQASLAGDFSIPQFSLLSRLLLVHGRRSYKRSASLAQFVIHRGLIISTMQAVFSTVFYLSSVSLYQGFLMVGYATVYTMFPVFSLVLDQDVSADIALTYPELYKELAKGRSLSFKTFFMWVLISIYQGGVIMYGALLLFEDEFIHIVAISFTSLILTELIMVALNIRTWHILMILAEIFSFALYVLSLVVLHDYFDAEFIKTTDFFWKVICITLISCLPLYILKFLRKKFSPPSYTKLS; this comes from the exons ATGGAATATCCATTACAGGAATTTAACGATAAAGACCAAGAAACAGATTTTTTATTGGGGAGTTCAAAAAACCATGAAGGTGAAATGGAGTCGCTGTTAAGAAATAATCGATCTAGAACAGGGAAATCATGGGGTAGCCGATGTTGTGG CTGTTTTTGTTCCGTTTTTAAAAGATGCTGCGGTCCAAGAGAATTGAGAACTCGCACCATTTTGCTGGGCAAGCCTACACAAGGACAGTTTCCAGCTAATGCaataagaaatcaaaaatacaATTTCATTACTTTCTTGCCGCTTGTGTTATATCagcaatttaaattttttttgaatctaTACTTTTTACTGATGGCACTTAGTCAATTTGTTCCTGATATTAGAATTGGATACTTATATACTTATTGGGGACCATTG TGCTTCGTTTTACTAGTCACTATTTGCCGTGAAGCAATTGATGATTTGAGGCGACATAGAAGAGATCAAGAAGTGAATAACCAGAAATGTAAAAGGCTGTTAAATGATAGAAATAAACTTTTTGAAATTGTACCAGCATCTAAGTTGAAG GTTGGAGATATCATTATGGTTGATAAAGATGAAAGAGTGCCAGCTGATTTGATTCTACTTCGAACCACAGAGAAAAATGGAGCAGTTTTTATTCGTACAGATCAATTAGATGGAGAAACTGATTGGAAATTAAGACTAGCAGTACCTCAGACTCAAAAGCTTGGTGCTGATCATCAATTATTTGAAATGGATGCTAGTATTTATGCAGAAAAACCGCAGAGAGATATTCACTCTTTCATAGGAACTTTTACACGAGTAATCAGAGGTTTCATTGTCtggttatttttattaataataatttgtttcCAGTTGGATTCTCAAAATTCTGATGAGAGTTTGGatcttgaaaatactttatGGACTAATTGCGTGATAGCATCTGGACAAGCACTTGGAGTTGTTATTTATACAG GACCCGAAACAAGATCTGTAATGAACAATTCTCAACCCCGTTCTAAGGTAGGCCAATTAGACCTTGAAATCAACACCATCACTAAACTTCTCTTTGTGGCGGTAATTGGTCTGGCTTTGATAATGATGGCTCTGAAAGGATTCAGTGGACCTTGGTATAGATATATGTTTCGATTTGTTCTACTTTTCTCTTATATTATACCAATAAG TTTGAGAGTAAATCTTGATATGGGCAAGTCGTACTACTCCTATGCTATTGGAAAGGATCCTGCTATGAAAGGAACTGCTGTTAGATGTACTACAATTCCAGAAGAGTTGGGAAGAATATCTTATTTACTCTCTGATAAAACTGGAACATTGACCCAGAATTCAATGGTACTGAAAAGAATTCATCTTGGTACTGTGAGCTATGCAGCCGATACATTTGATGAT ATAAGCATGATATTGAAAAGTGCCTATTCATCGACAGAAAGTAACACTAATACCATGGGAAGCAAATTCCGAAGAATGGAGAATACCAGGGTAATAGATGCAGTCCAAGCACTTGCATTATGCCATAATGTAACCCCAGTATATGAACAAAATGTTAGTGGCGATGAAGATGCTAGCGATTTAA GTTCTGTGATAACTGAAGTTGAAGCAGATCAGCACATGCATACTTCCGATAATGATAATGTGATTTATCAGGCTTCCAGTCCAGACGAAATAGCATTGGTAAATTGGACCAAATCTGTGGGGCTGAAATTGAATAATAGAGATTTAACATCAATACAGCTTCAAGCACCTGATGGGAGATTTTTAAATTACTCTATTCTCCAAGTGTTTCCTTTCACTAGTGAAACTAAAAGAATGGGTATAATAGTCAAG GATCTGCAATCTGGAATGATTTACTTTTACCTGAAAGGAGCAGATATTGTCATGACCACAATTGTACAATACACAGATTGGCTAGAAGAAGAAGTAGGAAATATGGCACGGGATGGCTTGAGAACTTTGGTGGTAGCAAAGAAAACCTTATCTGAAGAACAATATAGGGACTTTGAA cAACGTTACAATGCCGCTCGTCTTTCTGTTTCTGATAGAATGAGTAGAGTATCACAGGTCATCGAATCTTTGGAAAGAGAGATGGAACTTCTTTGTGTAACTGGAGTTGAGGATAAACTACAGGAAAATGTGAGACCTACTTTAGAGCTTCTGAGGAATGCTGGAATTAAGATTTGGATGCTTACCGGTGATAAATTAGAAACTGCATGTTGTATTGCTAAGAGCTCCAGGCTGGTATCAAAATCACAAG GATTGCATATTCTGAAGAGAGTGGTCACTAGAACTGATGCTCACCTGGAATTGAATGCATTCAGGAGAAAACAGGGATGTGCCCTGGTCATTAGTGGAGAAAGTTTGGATGTTTGTTTATCTTATTACCAGCAAGAATTCATGGAGTTAGCAACTGCTGCACCAGCTGTTGTGTGCTGTCGATGTTCACCTACTCAAAAGGCTGAAGTT gtgCAACTGATACAGAAACATACAGGTAAACGAACAGCAGCTGTAGGAGATGGTGGCAATGATGTAAGTATGATCCAACAGGCGGATGCTGGTATCGGCATTGAAGGAAGAGAAGGAAAACAAGCTAGTCTTGCTGGCGATTTCAGCATACCACAATTTTCACTGCTATCCCGACTTCTACTAGTTCATGGCAGGAGATCCTACAAACGATCAGCTTCCCTAGCTCAATTTGTCATACATAGAGGATTGATAATATCTACCATGCAAGCGGTTTTCAGTACAGTTTTCTACTTGAGTTCTGTATCATTGTATCAAGGATTTCTTATGGTTGGATATGCAACAGTATATACGATGTTTCCG gtgttCAGCTTGGTACTTGATCAAGACGTCAGTGCTGATATTGCTCTAACTTATCCAGAATTATACAAAGAATTGGCAAAAGGAAGGAGTCTTTCCTTTAAAACTTTCTTTATGTGGGTGTTAATATCAATTTATCAAG GTGGTGTTATAATGTATGGAGCTTTGTTGCTTTTTGAAGATGAATTCATTCATATAGTTGCCATCAGTTTCACATCTTTAATTTTAACAGAACTCATCATGGTGGCTCTAAATATAAGAACATGGCACATTCTCATGATACTggctgaaattttttcatttgcctTGTATGTGTTATCCTTGGTAGTGCTACATGACTATTTTG ATGCTGAATTCATTAAAACAACAGACTTTTTCTGGAAAGTGATTTGCATAACACTGATATCTTGTTTACCTCTGTATATACTTAAATTTCTCAGGAAGAAGTTTTCACCACCTAGCTATACAAAACTTTCATAA
- the LOC123671721 gene encoding probable phospholipid-transporting ATPase IIB isoform X4, translating to MESLLRNNRSRTGKSWGSRCCGCFCSVFKRCCGPRELRTRTILLGKPTQGQFPANAIRNQKYNFITFLPLVLYQQFKFFLNLYFLLMALSQFVPDIRIGYLYTYWGPLCFVLLVTICREAIDDLRRHRRDQEVNNQKCKRLLNDRNKLFEIVPASKLKVGDIIMVDKDERVPADLILLRTTEKNGAVFIRTDQLDGETDWKLRLAVPQTQKLGADHQLFEMDASIYAEKPQRDIHSFIGTFTRVIRGFIVWLFLLIIICFQLDSQNSDESLDLENTLWTNCVIASGQALGVVIYTGPETRSVMNNSQPRSKVGQLDLEINTITKLLFVAVIGLALIMMALKGFSGPWYRYMFRFVLLFSYIIPISLRVNLDMGKSYYSYAIGKDPAMKGTAVRCTTIPEELGRISYLLSDKTGTLTQNSMVLKRIHLGTVSYAADTFDDISMILKSAYSSTESNTNTMGSKFRRMENTRVIDAVQALALCHNVTPVYEQNVSGDEDASDLSSVITEVEADQHMHTSDNDNVIYQASSPDEIALVNWTKSVGLKLNNRDLTSIQLQAPDGRFLNYSILQVFPFTSETKRMGIIVKDLQSGMIYFYLKGADIVMTTIVQYTDWLEEEVGNMARDGLRTLVVAKKTLSEEQYRDFEQRYNAARLSVSDRMSRVSQVIESLEREMELLCVTGVEDKLQENVRPTLELLRNAGIKIWMLTGDKLETACCIAKSSRLVSKSQGLHILKRVVTRTDAHLELNAFRRKQGCALVISGESLDVCLSYYQQEFMELATAAPAVVCCRCSPTQKAEVVQLIQKHTGKRTAAVGDGGNDVSMIQQADAGIGIEGREGKQASLAGDFSIPQFSLLSRLLLVHGRRSYKRSASLAQFVIHRGLIISTMQAVFSTVFYLSSVSLYQGFLMVGYATVYTMFPVFSLVLDQDVSADIALTYPELYKELAKGRSLSFKTFFMWVLISIYQGGVIMYGALLLFEDEFIHIVAISFTSLILTELIMVALNIRTWHILMILAEIFSFALYVLSLVVLHDYFDAEFIKTTDFFWKVICITLISCLPLYILKFLRKKFSPPSYTKLS from the exons ATGGAGTCGCTGTTAAGAAATAATCGATCTAGAACAGGGAAATCATGGGGTAGCCGATGTTGTGG CTGTTTTTGTTCCGTTTTTAAAAGATGCTGCGGTCCAAGAGAATTGAGAACTCGCACCATTTTGCTGGGCAAGCCTACACAAGGACAGTTTCCAGCTAATGCaataagaaatcaaaaatacaATTTCATTACTTTCTTGCCGCTTGTGTTATATCagcaatttaaattttttttgaatctaTACTTTTTACTGATGGCACTTAGTCAATTTGTTCCTGATATTAGAATTGGATACTTATATACTTATTGGGGACCATTG TGCTTCGTTTTACTAGTCACTATTTGCCGTGAAGCAATTGATGATTTGAGGCGACATAGAAGAGATCAAGAAGTGAATAACCAGAAATGTAAAAGGCTGTTAAATGATAGAAATAAACTTTTTGAAATTGTACCAGCATCTAAGTTGAAG GTTGGAGATATCATTATGGTTGATAAAGATGAAAGAGTGCCAGCTGATTTGATTCTACTTCGAACCACAGAGAAAAATGGAGCAGTTTTTATTCGTACAGATCAATTAGATGGAGAAACTGATTGGAAATTAAGACTAGCAGTACCTCAGACTCAAAAGCTTGGTGCTGATCATCAATTATTTGAAATGGATGCTAGTATTTATGCAGAAAAACCGCAGAGAGATATTCACTCTTTCATAGGAACTTTTACACGAGTAATCAGAGGTTTCATTGTCtggttatttttattaataataatttgtttcCAGTTGGATTCTCAAAATTCTGATGAGAGTTTGGatcttgaaaatactttatGGACTAATTGCGTGATAGCATCTGGACAAGCACTTGGAGTTGTTATTTATACAG GACCCGAAACAAGATCTGTAATGAACAATTCTCAACCCCGTTCTAAGGTAGGCCAATTAGACCTTGAAATCAACACCATCACTAAACTTCTCTTTGTGGCGGTAATTGGTCTGGCTTTGATAATGATGGCTCTGAAAGGATTCAGTGGACCTTGGTATAGATATATGTTTCGATTTGTTCTACTTTTCTCTTATATTATACCAATAAG TTTGAGAGTAAATCTTGATATGGGCAAGTCGTACTACTCCTATGCTATTGGAAAGGATCCTGCTATGAAAGGAACTGCTGTTAGATGTACTACAATTCCAGAAGAGTTGGGAAGAATATCTTATTTACTCTCTGATAAAACTGGAACATTGACCCAGAATTCAATGGTACTGAAAAGAATTCATCTTGGTACTGTGAGCTATGCAGCCGATACATTTGATGAT ATAAGCATGATATTGAAAAGTGCCTATTCATCGACAGAAAGTAACACTAATACCATGGGAAGCAAATTCCGAAGAATGGAGAATACCAGGGTAATAGATGCAGTCCAAGCACTTGCATTATGCCATAATGTAACCCCAGTATATGAACAAAATGTTAGTGGCGATGAAGATGCTAGCGATTTAA GTTCTGTGATAACTGAAGTTGAAGCAGATCAGCACATGCATACTTCCGATAATGATAATGTGATTTATCAGGCTTCCAGTCCAGACGAAATAGCATTGGTAAATTGGACCAAATCTGTGGGGCTGAAATTGAATAATAGAGATTTAACATCAATACAGCTTCAAGCACCTGATGGGAGATTTTTAAATTACTCTATTCTCCAAGTGTTTCCTTTCACTAGTGAAACTAAAAGAATGGGTATAATAGTCAAG GATCTGCAATCTGGAATGATTTACTTTTACCTGAAAGGAGCAGATATTGTCATGACCACAATTGTACAATACACAGATTGGCTAGAAGAAGAAGTAGGAAATATGGCACGGGATGGCTTGAGAACTTTGGTGGTAGCAAAGAAAACCTTATCTGAAGAACAATATAGGGACTTTGAA cAACGTTACAATGCCGCTCGTCTTTCTGTTTCTGATAGAATGAGTAGAGTATCACAGGTCATCGAATCTTTGGAAAGAGAGATGGAACTTCTTTGTGTAACTGGAGTTGAGGATAAACTACAGGAAAATGTGAGACCTACTTTAGAGCTTCTGAGGAATGCTGGAATTAAGATTTGGATGCTTACCGGTGATAAATTAGAAACTGCATGTTGTATTGCTAAGAGCTCCAGGCTGGTATCAAAATCACAAG GATTGCATATTCTGAAGAGAGTGGTCACTAGAACTGATGCTCACCTGGAATTGAATGCATTCAGGAGAAAACAGGGATGTGCCCTGGTCATTAGTGGAGAAAGTTTGGATGTTTGTTTATCTTATTACCAGCAAGAATTCATGGAGTTAGCAACTGCTGCACCAGCTGTTGTGTGCTGTCGATGTTCACCTACTCAAAAGGCTGAAGTT gtgCAACTGATACAGAAACATACAGGTAAACGAACAGCAGCTGTAGGAGATGGTGGCAATGATGTAAGTATGATCCAACAGGCGGATGCTGGTATCGGCATTGAAGGAAGAGAAGGAAAACAAGCTAGTCTTGCTGGCGATTTCAGCATACCACAATTTTCACTGCTATCCCGACTTCTACTAGTTCATGGCAGGAGATCCTACAAACGATCAGCTTCCCTAGCTCAATTTGTCATACATAGAGGATTGATAATATCTACCATGCAAGCGGTTTTCAGTACAGTTTTCTACTTGAGTTCTGTATCATTGTATCAAGGATTTCTTATGGTTGGATATGCAACAGTATATACGATGTTTCCG gtgttCAGCTTGGTACTTGATCAAGACGTCAGTGCTGATATTGCTCTAACTTATCCAGAATTATACAAAGAATTGGCAAAAGGAAGGAGTCTTTCCTTTAAAACTTTCTTTATGTGGGTGTTAATATCAATTTATCAAG GTGGTGTTATAATGTATGGAGCTTTGTTGCTTTTTGAAGATGAATTCATTCATATAGTTGCCATCAGTTTCACATCTTTAATTTTAACAGAACTCATCATGGTGGCTCTAAATATAAGAACATGGCACATTCTCATGATACTggctgaaattttttcatttgcctTGTATGTGTTATCCTTGGTAGTGCTACATGACTATTTTG ATGCTGAATTCATTAAAACAACAGACTTTTTCTGGAAAGTGATTTGCATAACACTGATATCTTGTTTACCTCTGTATATACTTAAATTTCTCAGGAAGAAGTTTTCACCACCTAGCTATACAAAACTTTCATAA